A window of Polaromonas hydrogenivorans contains these coding sequences:
- a CDS encoding response regulator — protein MTFSLRTVLITSLLLFSLLPAGVVGWFLYRSNLQSAELLSGKIIQDMTQRIKTDVEGHLAQAHVVLNGVIHEQPDASAVRRARQLIESPALFEQTAFAMTRMTPDVPRMYVGSARGAFLSVETFAQDASTWVRVSERKEGGDGRGLFMAESPGDRRHGLPAEKGGYDPRSRPWYRTAMDNKGRAFTPISVLAADRQLRLTLAQPVYGADGGALGVFAVDLPLKSLNQMLQSMRISARGTVFLVDEQGFMVASSTGDELFSGGAGNLQRHKPLQSRNPIIRQAYGEAAPSLGRTLESSVQRVSFLRRIPMADDSLMVALQPFGESMGVRWSLVVAAPESDFTAVAQEALKKTLAVTAMILLLGALLAIALAWRLSQHFRRLGEAAALLALHEVPPLQQASRIAEVRQLSQTLHDSAGELQRHRAAIQAQTLALHEANETLEDRVASRTAELNASRDEALGAARAKAAFLAAMSHEIRTPLNGVVGMTTLLADTSLDLEQRDYVHTMRISSDQLLGVINDILDFSKIESGKLELENEPLNLLATIEEACDIGAPRAREKGLELLVDMGDELPGWVRGDVTRLRQILLNLVNNAVKFTEKGQVVVSAHVLEDFSPGQGGLVEFRIKDSGIGIAPDRQAALFQSFVQVDASTTRKYGGTGLGLAICQRLVKLMGGQIGMDSAPGDGSTFWFTARLGHADAPEVAMLSALHLVSLAGKRVAVLDDTQLNLRILDKQLRRWGMEPVLFERAAEALAWLAGHPVDVVISDMHMPEMDGLSFARLLRERTPATPIVLLTSGTMPSGEQARVFDARLLKPYRQSQLFEALARVTSAPVAIQKVARSEPAAARNQFILVADDNAINLKVALAMLAKLGYEAATAVNGSEAVDRVAASLRTGLGETPRQYAAILMDANMPVMDGFVASRLIISTYGRQAPPIIALTASVLEEDRQRCLQAGMVGFLPKPLRIDELSESLARYARQAEPENATKIIAAGAVPGAQEGQSGIKPAQVLIDWNRLEQFREFDDDELSMTREVVLLFITEMPQRIDDIRGALSACDSAALSRAAHALKGAASNVGAQALSGACAALEQSCLQGQWPADAALQVAALTAFAGQTCQALKGWTAAQAA, from the coding sequence ATGACCTTTTCGCTGCGCACGGTCCTGATCACCAGCCTGCTGCTGTTTTCCCTGCTTCCCGCCGGGGTGGTGGGCTGGTTTTTGTACCGCAGCAACCTGCAAAGCGCGGAGTTGCTGTCCGGGAAAATCATCCAGGACATGACGCAGCGCATCAAAACCGATGTGGAAGGCCATCTGGCGCAAGCCCATGTCGTGCTGAACGGCGTGATTCACGAGCAGCCCGATGCGTCCGCCGTGCGGCGTGCGCGCCAGTTGATCGAGTCGCCCGCACTGTTCGAGCAAACCGCTTTTGCCATGACGCGCATGACGCCGGATGTTCCCCGAATGTATGTGGGAAGCGCGCGCGGAGCGTTCCTGAGCGTTGAAACCTTTGCTCAGGACGCCAGCACCTGGGTGCGCGTGAGCGAGCGCAAGGAGGGCGGCGACGGCCGGGGCCTTTTCATGGCCGAATCTCCGGGCGACCGCCGCCATGGCCTGCCGGCGGAAAAGGGCGGCTATGACCCGCGCAGCCGGCCCTGGTACAGGACCGCGATGGACAACAAGGGCCGCGCTTTCACGCCGATATCGGTCCTGGCCGCCGACCGGCAACTGCGCCTCACGCTGGCGCAGCCCGTCTATGGCGCTGACGGCGGCGCCCTGGGCGTGTTTGCCGTTGACCTGCCCCTGAAAAGCCTGAACCAGATGCTGCAGAGCATGCGGATCAGCGCCCGTGGCACGGTTTTCCTGGTCGATGAGCAGGGTTTCATGGTCGCCAGCTCGACCGGCGATGAACTGTTTTCCGGCGGCGCCGGCAATCTGCAGCGTCACAAGCCGCTGCAAAGCCGCAACCCCATCATTCGCCAGGCCTACGGCGAAGCCGCACCCAGCCTGGGGCGCACGCTGGAGTCCAGCGTGCAGCGCGTGTCGTTCCTGCGCCGCATTCCCATGGCGGACGACAGCCTGATGGTGGCCCTGCAACCCTTCGGTGAAAGCATGGGCGTGCGCTGGAGCCTGGTGGTGGCCGCGCCCGAGAGCGATTTCACCGCCGTGGCGCAGGAGGCGCTGAAAAAAACGCTGGCGGTGACGGCCATGATCCTGCTGCTGGGCGCCTTGCTGGCCATCGCGCTGGCCTGGCGGCTGAGCCAGCATTTCAGGCGCCTGGGCGAAGCCGCCGCGCTGCTGGCGCTGCATGAAGTGCCGCCGCTGCAGCAGGCCAGCCGCATTGCCGAAGTGCGCCAGCTGTCCCAGACCCTGCACGACAGCGCCGGGGAACTGCAGCGCCACCGGGCCGCCATCCAGGCGCAGACCCTGGCCCTGCACGAGGCCAACGAAACGCTGGAAGACCGGGTGGCGAGCCGCACCGCCGAGCTGAACGCCTCGCGTGACGAAGCCCTGGGCGCGGCGCGTGCGAAGGCGGCGTTCCTGGCCGCCATGAGCCATGAAATCCGCACCCCGCTCAACGGCGTGGTGGGCATGACCACCCTGCTGGCCGACACCTCGCTGGACCTGGAGCAGCGCGACTATGTCCACACCATGCGCATTTCCAGCGACCAGCTGCTGGGCGTGATCAACGACATTCTTGATTTTTCCAAAATCGAATCCGGCAAGCTGGAACTGGAAAACGAGCCGCTGAACCTGCTCGCAACGATTGAGGAGGCCTGCGACATTGGTGCGCCGCGCGCCCGCGAAAAAGGCCTGGAGCTGCTGGTGGACATGGGCGACGAGCTGCCCGGCTGGGTGCGCGGCGACGTGACCCGGCTGCGCCAGATACTGCTCAACCTGGTCAACAACGCCGTCAAGTTCACCGAAAAGGGCCAGGTGGTGGTCTCGGCCCATGTGCTCGAAGACTTCAGCCCGGGCCAGGGCGGGCTGGTCGAGTTCCGCATCAAGGACAGCGGCATCGGCATTGCGCCGGATCGCCAGGCCGCGCTGTTCCAGTCCTTTGTCCAGGTCGATGCCAGCACCACCCGCAAATACGGCGGCACCGGGCTGGGCCTGGCGATCTGCCAGCGGCTGGTCAAGCTGATGGGCGGCCAGATCGGGATGGATTCGGCGCCCGGCGACGGCTCGACCTTCTGGTTCACTGCCCGGCTGGGGCATGCGGATGCGCCCGAAGTCGCCATGCTGTCCGCGCTGCACCTGGTCAGCCTGGCCGGCAAGCGGGTGGCGGTGCTGGACGACACCCAGCTCAACCTGCGCATCCTGGACAAGCAGCTCAGGCGCTGGGGCATGGAGCCTGTGTTGTTCGAGCGCGCCGCCGAGGCCCTGGCCTGGCTGGCCGGGCATCCGGTCGATGTGGTGATCAGCGACATGCACATGCCCGAGATGGACGGCTTGAGCTTTGCCCGGCTGCTGCGCGAGCGCACGCCCGCCACGCCCATCGTGCTGCTGACCTCGGGCACCATGCCCAGTGGCGAGCAGGCGCGGGTGTTTGATGCCCGGCTGCTCAAGCCATACCGCCAGTCACAGCTGTTTGAGGCTCTTGCGCGCGTCACGTCTGCCCCGGTAGCTATACAAAAAGTAGCAAGGTCCGAGCCGGCCGCCGCCCGCAACCAGTTCATCCTGGTGGCTGACGACAACGCCATCAACCTCAAGGTCGCGCTGGCCATGCTCGCCAAGCTGGGCTACGAGGCCGCCACGGCCGTCAACGGCAGCGAAGCCGTGGACCGGGTTGCCGCCTCGCTGCGCACCGGCCTTGGCGAGACGCCGCGCCAGTACGCCGCCATCCTGATGGATGCCAACATGCCGGTGATGGACGGCTTTGTCGCTTCGCGCCTGATCATCAGTACCTACGGCAGGCAAGCGCCGCCTATCATCGCGCTGACCGCCTCGGTGCTGGAAGAAGACCGCCAGCGCTGTCTGCAGGCCGGTATGGTGGGCTTTTTGCCCAAGCCGCTGCGGATTGACGAATTGTCCGAGTCGCTGGCGCGTTATGCCCGGCAGGCCGAACCCGAAAATGCTACGAAAATAATAGCTGCAGGCGCCGTGCCTGGTGCGCAAGAGGGCCAATCTGGCATTAAACCGGCGCAGGTGCTGATCGACTGGAACCGGCTGGAGCAGTTCCGGGAGTTTGACGACGACGAACTCAGCATGACGCGCGAGGTGGTGCTGCTCTTCATCACGGAAATGCCCCAGCGCATCGACGACATCCGGGGCGCCTTGTCGGCTTGCGACAGCGCCGCCTTGTCGCGCGCTGCCCATGCGCTCAAGGGCGCGGCGTCCAATGTGGGCGCGCAAGCCTTGAGCGGTGCCTGCGCTGCCCTGGAGCAGTCGTGCCTGCAGGGCCAATGGCCTGCGGACGCGGCCCTGCAGGTCGCGGCGCTGACGGCTTTTGCCGGCCAGACCTGCCAGGCGCTCAAAGGCTGGACGGCTGCGCAGGCGGCCTAG
- a CDS encoding response regulator, translating into MALIVVIDDDAGTRLLVSQVLKKEGHKVMSAEDGAKGLDLIREHKPDLVVSDVQMPLMDGFEVLDQVRSDAALAATAVILLTSLQDRSYMRLGMTTGADDYLTKPFAPQELREAVSAQLNKRDRADAMRTQVVDKAVQLALDEQRHKIGALYETRMVQALSEQWPDSSAAQGNERFASATVLYADMRDYGLWTQALSSTELSEIIQQLYSSVGDTVYLFGAHYMQFVGDGMLCVFVDAADTNSVNHGLRAARAALGLVSATRRIDAHVQKNLAGRGLPNFSLGVALHSGPVAFASLDGLISRTGQTTPVGDTVAAALKLFQGEPRLSWTVAASVQAVRLVTGAVRTGQRALVQVPGRSQPMDVLEILGLA; encoded by the coding sequence ATGGCTTTGATCGTGGTGATTGATGATGATGCGGGCACCCGCCTGCTGGTCAGCCAGGTATTGAAAAAAGAAGGCCACAAGGTCATGTCTGCGGAAGACGGCGCCAAAGGGCTGGACCTGATTCGCGAGCACAAGCCTGACCTGGTGGTCAGCGATGTGCAGATGCCGCTGATGGACGGCTTTGAAGTGCTCGACCAGGTGCGCAGCGACGCCGCGCTGGCGGCCACGGCCGTGATTTTGCTGACCTCGCTGCAGGACCGCAGCTACATGCGCCTGGGCATGACCACCGGCGCCGACGACTACCTGACCAAGCCGTTTGCGCCGCAGGAGCTGCGCGAAGCCGTCAGCGCGCAACTCAACAAGCGCGACCGGGCCGACGCCATGCGCACCCAGGTGGTTGACAAGGCCGTGCAGCTGGCGCTGGACGAGCAGCGCCACAAGATTGGCGCGCTGTATGAAACCCGCATGGTCCAGGCGCTCAGCGAGCAGTGGCCCGACAGCAGCGCGGCGCAGGGCAATGAACGGTTTGCCAGCGCCACGGTGCTGTATGCCGACATGCGCGACTATGGCCTGTGGACGCAGGCGCTGAGCAGCACCGAACTCAGCGAAATCATCCAGCAGCTCTACAGCAGCGTGGGCGACACCGTCTATCTGTTTGGCGCGCATTACATGCAGTTTGTCGGTGACGGCATGCTGTGCGTTTTCGTCGATGCCGCCGATACCAATTCCGTGAACCATGGCCTGCGGGCAGCACGCGCCGCGCTGGGCCTGGTCAGCGCGACACGGCGCATCGATGCCCATGTGCAGAAAAACCTGGCCGGCCGGGGCCTGCCGAATTTTTCGCTGGGCGTGGCGCTGCACAGCGGCCCGGTGGCCTTTGCCAGTCTGGACGGCCTGATCAGCCGTACCGGCCAGACCACGCCGGTGGGCGACACCGTTGCGGCGGCGCTCAAGCTGTTCCAGGGCGAGCCGCGCCTGAGCTGGACGGTGGCCGCCAGCGTGCAGGCTGTGCGCCTGGTGACCGGGGCGGTCCGCACCGGCCAGCGCGCGCTGGTCCAGGTGCCGGGGCGCAGCCAGCCCATGGACGTGCTGGAAATTCTGGGCCTGGCATGA
- a CDS encoding esterase/lipase family protein, protein MLASLQRLITLSIIAASFAWLLYFGRGSPLLGLAGFMAITLSYSVFLAIEFILAKQVNKDDPVPQPSWRELLAAWLGESMTAPRVFCWRQPFRPNAVPDQLGPPARVQGRRGVVFVHGFFCNRGLWTPWLKRLQGSGQAFVAVSLEPLLGSIDDYAPQIDDAVRRVTQATGQPPLLVCHSMGGLAVRAWLKRMQAEARVHHVVTIGTPHRGTWLARFGQGHNGRQMRLLSDWQAQLDHGMPAGRQALFTCWYSNCDNIVFPASTATLPGACNRLVRGAAHVQLAFVPQLMQATLALLDERPA, encoded by the coding sequence ATGCTGGCATCGCTGCAACGGCTCATCACCCTGTCGATCATCGCTGCGTCCTTTGCCTGGCTGCTGTACTTCGGCCGTGGCTCGCCGCTGCTGGGTTTGGCGGGTTTCATGGCGATTACGCTTTCCTACTCTGTGTTTCTTGCTATCGAATTCATACTTGCCAAGCAGGTCAACAAGGACGATCCGGTGCCCCAGCCCAGCTGGCGGGAACTGCTGGCCGCCTGGCTGGGCGAAAGCATGACCGCGCCCCGGGTTTTCTGCTGGCGCCAGCCTTTCCGCCCGAATGCCGTCCCGGATCAGCTCGGGCCGCCAGCGCGGGTGCAGGGCCGCCGGGGCGTGGTGTTCGTGCATGGATTTTTCTGCAACCGGGGCCTGTGGACGCCCTGGCTCAAGCGCCTGCAGGGCAGTGGCCAGGCCTTCGTGGCCGTCAGCCTGGAGCCGCTGCTGGGCTCGATTGACGACTATGCGCCGCAAATTGACGACGCGGTCCGGCGCGTGACACAGGCCACCGGACAGCCGCCGCTGCTGGTCTGCCACAGCATGGGCGGCCTGGCGGTCCGGGCCTGGCTCAAGCGGATGCAGGCCGAGGCGCGCGTGCACCATGTGGTGACCATTGGCACGCCGCACCGGGGCACCTGGCTGGCGCGTTTTGGCCAGGGCCACAATGGCCGCCAGATGCGCCTGCTGTCGGACTGGCAAGCGCAGCTGGACCACGGCATGCCGGCCGGCCGGCAGGCGCTGTTTACCTGCTGGTATTCGAATTGCGACAACATCGTGTTTCCGGCATCCACCGCGACGCTGCCAGGCGCCTGCAACCGGCTGGTTCGCGGCGCGGCGCATGTGCAGCTGGCGTTTGTGCCACAGCTCATGCAGGCAACGCTGGCCTTGCTGGACGAGCGCCCGGCTTGA
- a CDS encoding FFLEELY motif protein → MDTSAQTIRDALQVVSQLRQQHASQPALARAGAEVKRFQARRFQATYADLLHSPRYKTAAAFFLQELYSDRDYASRDQQFARIADTIARLFPQSVVNTAAALAEVHALTETLDDLMARAWIADASTTPKSSESARYVRCWRQSGDRAARQHQLEVVLQLGQALGRLTRTRGLRTLLRMMRRPAAAAGLDSLQQFLETGFDAFARMGGADEFLTLLRQRESEWIRALFDDEAVACETRLAHLLAAGSPPEFNNAMSF, encoded by the coding sequence ATGGACACTTCAGCACAAACAATCCGGGACGCGCTGCAAGTCGTGTCGCAGCTTCGGCAGCAGCATGCGAGCCAGCCGGCCCTGGCGCGGGCCGGCGCCGAGGTCAAGCGTTTTCAGGCGCGCCGCTTCCAGGCCACCTACGCCGACCTGCTGCACAGCCCGCGCTACAAAACGGCCGCCGCCTTCTTCCTTCAGGAGCTGTACAGCGACCGGGACTATGCCAGTCGCGACCAGCAGTTCGCCCGCATTGCCGACACCATCGCCAGGCTGTTTCCGCAGTCCGTCGTGAACACGGCGGCGGCGCTGGCCGAGGTCCATGCGCTGACGGAAACGCTGGACGACCTGATGGCCCGCGCCTGGATCGCAGACGCCTCGACCACCCCCAAAAGCAGTGAATCCGCCCGCTATGTCCGCTGCTGGCGCCAATCGGGAGACCGGGCCGCGCGCCAGCACCAGCTTGAGGTGGTGCTGCAGCTCGGCCAGGCGCTCGGTCGCCTGACACGCACGCGCGGGCTGAGAACCTTGCTCAGGATGATGCGCCGCCCCGCTGCCGCCGCCGGCCTTGATTCCCTTCAGCAATTCCTGGAAACCGGCTTTGACGCCTTTGCCAGGATGGGCGGCGCGGACGAGTTCCTCACGCTGCTCCGCCAGCGCGAATCCGAATGGATACGCGCCCTGTTTGACGACGAGGCTGTCGCCTGCGAGACCCGGCTGGCCCATTTGCTGGCAGCGGGCAGCCCGCCTGAATTCAACAACGCAATGTCCTTCTGA
- a CDS encoding MBL fold metallo-hydrolase — protein sequence MAASSLPSGMHVFERGWLSANNILFADGDQTVLVDSGYCTHCAQTLSLVEAVLGNRPLDTLVNTHLHSDHCGGNAALQARYPALQTLIPPGHAPQVAQWDAAALSYLPTGQRCPRFGFDQTLQPGAKIRFGAAEWQVHAAAGHDPHSVIFFEPETRMLISADALWENGFGVVFPELEGSDAFAEVAKTLDLIERLNPETVIPGHGRVFIYTPEILAKARQRLDSFIANPVKHARHAVKVLLVFKLLEVQRQLIDEFTQWTVTTPYFEQIRVRFFREVPMAVWVGQLYAELVAAGVATKEGEYILPGFAR from the coding sequence ATGGCTGCAAGCTCTTTGCCATCCGGGATGCATGTCTTCGAACGGGGCTGGCTTTCAGCCAACAACATCCTGTTTGCCGATGGCGATCAAACCGTGCTGGTTGACAGCGGCTACTGCACGCATTGCGCACAAACGCTGTCGCTGGTCGAAGCTGTTCTGGGTAATCGTCCGCTGGATACGCTCGTCAATACCCATTTGCACAGCGACCATTGCGGCGGCAATGCGGCCTTGCAAGCGCGCTACCCAGCGCTTCAGACCCTGATTCCGCCCGGACACGCACCACAGGTCGCGCAATGGGATGCGGCAGCACTCAGCTATTTACCCACGGGTCAGCGATGCCCGCGATTCGGCTTCGATCAAACCCTTCAGCCTGGAGCCAAAATACGATTTGGCGCGGCTGAATGGCAGGTTCATGCGGCAGCCGGGCACGACCCTCATTCGGTTATTTTCTTCGAGCCCGAAACCAGAATGTTGATTTCAGCCGATGCCTTGTGGGAAAACGGTTTCGGCGTGGTGTTTCCCGAGCTTGAGGGAAGCGACGCCTTTGCCGAGGTGGCAAAAACGCTGGACTTGATCGAACGGCTCAATCCCGAAACCGTCATTCCAGGGCATGGACGGGTCTTTATATACACGCCCGAGATACTCGCCAAAGCCCGTCAGCGCCTGGATTCTTTTATCGCCAATCCCGTCAAGCATGCCCGTCATGCGGTGAAAGTCCTGCTCGTATTCAAGCTGCTTGAAGTTCAACGGCAGTTGATTGATGAATTCACCCAATGGACGGTGACAACGCCGTATTTTGAGCAAATCAGAGTTCGCTTTTTTCGGGAGGTTCCGATGGCTGTCTGGGTAGGCCAGTTGTACGCGGAACTGGTTGCCGCTGGCGTAGCCACAAAGGAAGGCGAATACATTCTTCCCGGGTTCGCCCGTTAA
- a CDS encoding DUF2218 domain-containing protein produces the protein MHYLNGSMPTPEPSRYLTRLCYHFRRKIEVAYDEQQGLAHFPWGECRLTAQQEALGFECTATSAEELERIQYVLDEHVALFSRKSPMAVQWQAPRID, from the coding sequence ATGCATTATCTGAACGGCAGCATGCCAACGCCTGAACCGAGCCGCTACCTGACGCGCCTGTGCTACCACTTCCGCCGGAAAATCGAAGTGGCCTACGACGAGCAGCAAGGCTTGGCGCATTTTCCCTGGGGGGAATGCCGCCTGACGGCCCAGCAAGAAGCGCTTGGCTTTGAATGCACCGCCACTTCGGCCGAGGAGCTGGAGCGGATTCAGTACGTGCTTGATGAGCATGTGGCGCTGTTCTCGCGCAAGTCACCGATGGCGGTGCAGTGGCAGGCCCCGCGCATCGACTGA
- a CDS encoding ABC transporter ATP-binding protein: MSLVLQQFGVAYGARPVVRNIDVAALPEGRIVALAGANGAGKSSTLRALAGLCRMTGQALLDGEDLARLRPPARARLVAYMPQSLPQASSLTVYESVLSAVRTACPQLAPAVVHQRIEQVLHNLGLHALALRALDALSGGQRQMAGLAQLLVRQPRLLLLDEPTSALDLRWQLCLMEALRQHLASHQALCLMAVHDLSLAARFCDDMLVMGQGQVIARGAPSRILTPALLRQAYGIAARVETCSLGTPIVLAEHALDPE, from the coding sequence ATGAGCCTGGTGCTTCAACAATTTGGCGTCGCCTATGGCGCCCGGCCGGTGGTGCGAAATATAGACGTGGCGGCCTTGCCCGAGGGGCGCATCGTGGCGCTGGCGGGCGCCAACGGGGCCGGCAAGTCTTCCACGCTGCGCGCGCTGGCCGGCCTGTGCCGCATGACCGGGCAGGCGCTGCTCGACGGCGAAGACCTGGCGCGCCTGCGCCCGCCAGCGCGCGCCCGCCTGGTGGCCTATATGCCGCAAAGCCTGCCGCAGGCCTCGTCGCTGACGGTGTACGAATCCGTGCTCAGCGCCGTGCGCACGGCCTGCCCGCAGCTGGCGCCAGCCGTCGTGCACCAGCGCATCGAGCAGGTGCTGCACAACCTGGGCCTGCACGCCCTGGCGCTGCGCGCGCTGGACGCGCTGTCGGGCGGGCAGCGCCAGATGGCCGGGCTGGCCCAGCTGCTGGTGCGCCAGCCACGGCTGCTGCTGCTCGACGAGCCGACCAGCGCACTCGACCTGCGCTGGCAGCTGTGCCTGATGGAGGCGCTGCGCCAGCACCTGGCCAGCCACCAGGCGCTGTGCCTGATGGCCGTGCATGACCTGAGTCTGGCGGCGCGCTTTTGCGACGACATGCTGGTGATGGGGCAGGGCCAGGTGATCGCGCGCGGCGCGCCGAGCCGGATACTGACCCCGGCATTGCTGCGCCAGGCCTACGGCATCGCGGCGCGCGTCGAAACCTGCTCGCTGGGCACGCCCATCGTGCTGGCCGAGCACGCGCTTGACCCTGAATAA
- a CDS encoding FecCD family ABC transporter permease, which produces MNALLMNNLSLAQRYAAQVRRRLTVLALLLLALLLVFAADLGTGPSGIAWSTVWQGLLAPQALDEGTRVILWDVRLPYAVMAVLVGAALGLAGAQMQTVLNNPLASPFTLGLSAAATVGASLAIVTGFTAWGLGPDIALPLCAFGGAVVAALLIHLLAWRWGASVNAVVLFGIALMFSFEALLWLLQFLADSNALQQIVFWSMGSLGRSTWPKIGILATVVLVCAAWTQSQAWAMTALRSGEDHARSSGVDVERLRLVSLVRVSLLSGTALAFVGTIGFVGLVGPHIARLILGEDHRFYLPASALAGALMLSCASILSKVLLPGVVLPIGIVTALVGVPVFMLLVLRHQGGLRA; this is translated from the coding sequence ATGAACGCACTGCTCATGAACAATCTGTCGCTGGCGCAGCGCTATGCCGCGCAGGTGCGGCGCCGGCTGACGGTATTGGCGCTGCTGCTGCTGGCGCTGCTGCTGGTGTTTGCCGCCGATCTGGGGACGGGGCCGTCCGGCATCGCATGGAGCACGGTGTGGCAGGGCCTGCTGGCGCCGCAAGCGCTCGACGAGGGCACGCGCGTGATTTTGTGGGATGTGCGGCTGCCTTACGCCGTCATGGCGGTGCTGGTCGGCGCCGCCCTCGGGCTGGCCGGTGCCCAGATGCAGACCGTGCTGAACAATCCGCTGGCCAGCCCGTTCACGCTGGGCCTGTCGGCGGCGGCGACGGTGGGCGCCTCGCTGGCCATCGTGACCGGCTTCACCGCCTGGGGGCTGGGGCCGGATATTGCGCTGCCCTTGTGCGCCTTTGGCGGGGCCGTGGTCGCGGCGCTGCTGATCCATCTGCTGGCCTGGCGCTGGGGCGCATCGGTCAATGCCGTGGTGCTGTTCGGCATTGCGCTGATGTTCAGTTTCGAGGCGCTGCTCTGGCTGCTGCAGTTTCTGGCCGACAGCAACGCGCTGCAGCAGATCGTGTTCTGGAGCATGGGCAGCCTGGGGCGCTCGACCTGGCCCAAGATCGGCATCCTGGCCACGGTGGTGCTGGTCTGCGCGGCCTGGACCCAGTCGCAGGCCTGGGCGATGACGGCCCTGCGCAGCGGCGAAGACCATGCGCGCAGCAGCGGCGTGGATGTGGAGCGGCTCAGGCTGGTCAGCCTGGTGCGCGTGAGCCTGCTCAGCGGCACGGCCCTGGCCTTCGTCGGCACCATCGGTTTTGTCGGGCTGGTCGGGCCGCACATCGCGCGGCTCATCCTGGGCGAGGACCATCGTTTTTACCTGCCGGCCAGTGCGCTGGCCGGGGCGCTGATGCTGTCCTGCGCGTCGATCTTGAGCAAGGTTCTGCTGCCCGGCGTGGTCTTGCCCATCGGCATCGTCACCGCGCTGGTCGGCGTGCCGGTGTTCATGCTGCTGGTGCTGCGCCATCAGGGAGGGTTGCGCGCATGA
- a CDS encoding ABC transporter substrate-binding protein, which yields MKNTRRLMLAGLGLAWSLLAGQAQAADGLVTDLAARTVRLPASSERILLGEGRLIPALAILEREDVSRRIVGMPGDFEQLDPAGYAQYAQRFPRLRTVARTGRTTAESFSVEKAIALKPDVAIFGLEGHGPSPNDRETLARLSAAGIVVVFVDFRKEPLQNTARSMEIMGRVLRRDKEAAAFVAEYTAQLARVTRKLATLKTPGPTVFLENRVGLGEECCATMSNGLMGRLLDAAGGVNMAKGLVPGAFGMLSLEQLVSRPPDVYIGTAIGSPETAARMPMRIVLGAGVDAKTAQDSLARAVQRKGIATLPAVRQGRAHAVWHHFYNSPFNVVAVQVLAKWLHPELFRDLEPQQTLAMFYQRFQPVPLSGQYWTTLAPAAATASR from the coding sequence ATGAAAAACACAAGGCGGCTCATGCTGGCCGGCCTGGGCCTTGCCTGGAGCCTGCTCGCCGGCCAGGCGCAGGCCGCTGACGGGCTGGTGACGGACCTGGCGGCGCGCACCGTGCGCCTGCCGGCCAGCAGCGAACGCATCCTGCTGGGGGAAGGGCGCCTGATACCGGCCCTGGCCATCCTGGAGCGCGAGGATGTCAGCCGCCGCATTGTGGGCATGCCCGGAGACTTCGAGCAGCTCGATCCGGCCGGCTATGCCCAGTATGCGCAGCGCTTTCCCCGCTTGCGCACGGTGGCGCGCACGGGCCGCACCACCGCCGAGAGCTTCAGCGTGGAAAAAGCGATTGCGCTCAAGCCCGATGTCGCCATCTTCGGCCTGGAAGGCCACGGCCCTTCGCCCAACGACCGCGAGACGCTGGCCCGGCTGTCGGCCGCCGGCATCGTCGTGGTGTTTGTCGATTTCCGCAAGGAGCCCTTGCAAAACACGGCGCGCAGCATGGAAATCATGGGCCGTGTCCTGCGGCGCGACAAGGAAGCGGCGGCTTTCGTCGCCGAATACACCGCACAGCTGGCCCGCGTGACGCGCAAGCTGGCAACGCTCAAGACGCCCGGCCCGACGGTGTTTCTGGAAAACCGCGTCGGCCTTGGCGAAGAATGCTGCGCCACCATGAGCAACGGCCTGATGGGCCGGCTGCTCGACGCCGCAGGCGGCGTCAACATGGCCAAGGGCCTGGTGCCTGGCGCTTTTGGCATGCTCAGCCTGGAGCAGCTGGTCAGCCGGCCGCCCGATGTCTATATCGGCACGGCCATCGGCTCGCCCGAAACCGCAGCGCGCATGCCGATGCGCATCGTGCTCGGGGCCGGTGTCGATGCAAAAACCGCGCAGGACTCGCTGGCACGGGCGGTGCAGCGCAAGGGCATTGCCACGCTGCCGGCTGTCAGGCAGGGGCGGGCGCATGCGGTCTGGCACCATTTCTACAATTCGCCCTTCAACGTCGTCGCGGTGCAGGTGTTGGCTAAGTGGCTGCATCCAGAGCTGTTCCGCGACCTGGAGCCGCAGCAGACGCTGGCCATGTTCTACCAGCGCTTCCAGCCCGTGCCGCTGAGCGGCCAGTACTGGACGACGCTGGCGCCCGCTGCCGCCACGGCATCCCGATGA